Below is a genomic region from Flavobacteriales bacterium.
ACCCCAAGCGATGACCGCGGTCGCTGCGAGTGCAAAGGCTGAACGCCATCTCGTTTTCACCAGATCCAATCCAGCGAAAAGCCCGATCAGAAAAGGACTGAATCCGAAGATGAGGATGGAGAACTGTAGAATAGGGCTGACCTCATGCGAATAGACCCAAGCTATACCAAGAGGTAGCAGCCATAGGATGAGTCCGGTCCACCAGAAGAGGCGCTGTTGCGTATCGAACTTTCGTGACACGACTGCATAGCAGGAACTGAGGAATGCGATCAGAAGCACGGCCATCCCCACTCCGTTGTACTGACCGAGATATTCTATATAGCGCCAGACCCACAGGCCATCAGGAGCCTGCAACCATCCTTCTGGACCTCCCAATCCTTCTTTGGAGAATTGGGCGATCGTGATGGGTAGATGGATAGAATAGATAGCTACGGCCAGAATGGCGGTCCACAGATACTTCTTCCGGTAGGTAGCATCCACCCAGAAAAGGGTCATCAATCCGATCAGTCCGGCTACCATCATGGAGAAATAATGCGTCCAAGCAGCACATACAGCTGCTATGGTGAATTGGATCAAAGCTCTTCTCGAAGGTCTCTGATGCAGATCTATCATGGCTGACAATTGCCAGAGGATGAACGCCACCCCATAGGCATACGGTCTGGCTATTCCCAGATACAGGATATAGTATTGAGCGAAGACCATGTACGCGCCTGCCATCCAGGCCACCTGGGGCGAGAAAAGCCTACGCCCGATGCGATGGACGAGCCAGATCGAGCTCAATGCACACAGCAGCGAGGGAAGCTTGACCATATACGAGCTCATGCCCACCAGACCGGTCCAGATCCAGAGAAATGTCTGTACCAGAGCAGGATGGAAGTCCGTGAGCACCCCTTGCTCGATGAGCTCGGTAAATCCTTCAAATCGCGTTCTGGAAAGGGCACTGAGCTCATCTTGAACAAATACATCACCGGTCAGCCACCAAATGATGCATTGCGTCAGCAACAGGAGATAAAGAGGTAGATGCGAGTTCAGGCGCTCCATTGCTGTGCAGGTGCGGTGAGTAGATCGGGAAGAAGTTCAGCAAGTTCTGATTGTTCCAGCATGGTGAACAAGCGGTGTTGGGCCAGATGCTCGGCCAAATATTCCTGCTCGGGTTGTCCTGGGGTAGGAATGAGAATGGCTGCTTTGCACAGCGCATCCAGGTCCATGATACTGCTATAGCCCGATCGACAGATGACCTTTTGAGCGCGGTTGAGGTATTGCTCGAGATCCTTGCTGAGGAGATGGTCGATGATCTGTAGTCGACCGACCCGCTCATTGGTACGATCCTTCATCAATCCTCTCACCAATACCGCTCCTTCTATATCCTGCAATACGGGGATCAAGAGATTCTCCAAAATACTGCGCTGGGGTTCGGGACCTGAGAGTATGGCGAGTACTGAGATGTCCTTTTCGATCTGAGGAAGGGCCTGCACCCGCGATAGGGGGCCGATGAACTTCAGGGGAATCTTCAAAGTCGCCTCAGAAAGTTGCCCAGAGA
It encodes:
- a CDS encoding glycosyltransferase; this encodes MQHIGRILVAPLNWGLGHASRCIPLIRRFLDEGNEVILASDGEALQFLRREFPLLEYHEISSYHIRYTRSPTRMTRALMSQSAGIFNSIRKERAWLRRFLRKHHVDMVLSDNRYGMCSKRVRSVIMTHQLNIPTPLMRGTVNRIIHRMIHRFDACWVPDHPDHRLSGQLSEATLKIPLKFIGPLSRVQALPQIEKDISVLAILSGPEPQRSILENLLIPVLQDIEGAVLVRGLMKDRTNERVGRLQIIDHLLSKDLEQYLNRAQKVICRSGYSSIMDLDALCKAAILIPTPGQPEQEYLAEHLAQHRLFTMLEQSELAELLPDLLTAPAQQWSA